Part of the uncultured Desulfobacter sp. genome, CATGCCCGAACGTCGATTTATCTATCCCCGGCATGCCCGGGAAAGGAGGGTTCCATGAACAGATCCATTCATAAACTTATTGACGAGCAGGTCAAACGGTGGGAAATGCAAAAAAAGCAGGAGGTAAAATCTGTGGACACCTGCCGGGTGGTCACGATTTCAAGGGAACGCGGCAGTCACGGACAGCAGGTGGCAGAGGCTCTTGCCCAGGCCTTGGGCTTTGATCTGTTTCACCACCAGATCCTTGAAAGCATGATCAAGGAGACCCAAAATGCAAAGGTGCTGCTTGAAACCCTTGATGAGAAGGGGATGAACATTGTGGAAGATCTGGTTGCCGCGCTGGTCCACGAACATCACCTGTGGCCCGACGAATATTCAAAAGCCCTGCTTCGGGTGCTCAATACCATCGGCAGGCACGGCAATGCCGTTATTCTCGGCAGGGGCGGTAACTTTGCCTTGAAAAGCATTAACGCGCTGAGGGTGAGAATCGTTGCCCCCGTTGCCCTGCGCCGGAAAGTGGTACAGCAAGAGCAGGATCTGAACGCTGAAAATGCCCAGAAGATAATGGTCAGCACCGATGCCAACAGGACCGCCTTTATCCGGCGGTATTTTAATGCCGATACCGAGGACCCGGCCAACTATGATCTGGTTTTAAATACAGGGATCCTGACCGTGGAAAAGGCGGTCAGCATTATCCAGTCGGCACTGGCATAGATCCTTTTGATTTAGTACCGGGACATACACCGCAAAATAAAATGACGGAGGGGATTGGAAAAATTCCAATCCCCTTGTTATCTTACCTCCGATCGGGGTGATGGCCAACTTATAGTCCCATCATCCCAATCCTCTTACTTCAAAAATCCCCGGATAATTCGGTCCACAGCTTCATCGTAGGTGAGTCCCAGGCTCATCAGTTTGATCAACTGGTCATTGGCGATCTTTCCGATGGAGGCTTCATGGGTCAGCTCTGCGTCCGGGTGCAGGGCACGCAGGGCAGGTACCGTTTCGTTGACGCCGTTGTCCATGATAATGGCGTCACATTCAATATGCCCAAAGCTTTTGGCCCTTGCTTCCACGTTGGCGTAAAAATCCTGTTTGGAGTCCCCTTTAATTACGGACCGGGATACCAGGTTGGTCTTGCTGTTATCCCCCTTGAGCACAATGTTGTTTTCCGAGACGGCTATCTGGTGGTCTTCGGTCAAGATTCGTTCGGTGACAAAAAGTGAACTGCCTGCGGCAAGCTCGGCCTCATTCACCCGCTTTGCCTCGTCCACGCCGCCGATCTGGGTCAATTCCATCTCCACTATGGCATTTTCGTCCAGATATACCTTTGTGGTGGGATTGAGGCTGCGTTTGCCTTTTCCCTCACCTGTGGCAACGTGTTTTTCCTCGTACCGGATTGTGGCGTTTTTGCCCACCCGGAATTCATGGATGCCTTCGTGGCCTTCACTTTTGTGGCTTGAACAGTGAATGCCGCATCCGGCAACGATGGTCACATCGGCACCTTCCCCGATGATAAAGGTGTTATACACCACATCGTGCAGGCCTGCCTGACTCAGGATCACCGGAATGTGAATGGATTCATTGGTCACCCCCGGTTTAACGGTCACCACAATGCCGGTGTTGTCTTTATTGGGTTCGATGTTGATATTATCCGACACATTACGGGTCAAAAGCTGACCGTTTTTCCGGATATTGAATACCCCGTTGGGAATACCGTCCAGGTCCGCCACGGCCTTTAATAAATTTTTATCTATAGCATCTAGCATCGATATCTCCTTCACATACATCTCCGTATCCGCAAACGCTTAAATCGCTCAGCAGCGGCATGGCGCCTTCCAGATCACCAATGAATTCAATCTGCCCTTTT contains:
- a CDS encoding cytidylate kinase-like family protein; translated protein: MNRSIHKLIDEQVKRWEMQKKQEVKSVDTCRVVTISRERGSHGQQVAEALAQALGFDLFHHQILESMIKETQNAKVLLETLDEKGMNIVEDLVAALVHEHHLWPDEYSKALLRVLNTIGRHGNAVILGRGGNFALKSINALRVRIVAPVALRRKVVQQEQDLNAENAQKIMVSTDANRTAFIRRYFNADTEDPANYDLVLNTGILTVEKAVSIIQSALA
- a CDS encoding SufD family Fe-S cluster assembly protein; translated protein: MLDAIDKNLLKAVADLDGIPNGVFNIRKNGQLLTRNVSDNINIEPNKDNTGIVVTVKPGVTNESIHIPVILSQAGLHDVVYNTFIIGEGADVTIVAGCGIHCSSHKSEGHEGIHEFRVGKNATIRYEEKHVATGEGKGKRSLNPTTKVYLDENAIVEMELTQIGGVDEAKRVNEAELAAGSSLFVTERILTEDHQIAVSENNIVLKGDNSKTNLVSRSVIKGDSKQDFYANVEARAKSFGHIECDAIIMDNGVNETVPALRALHPDAELTHEASIGKIANDQLIKLMSLGLTYDEAVDRIIRGFLK